In the genome of Pempheris klunzingeri isolate RE-2024b chromosome 11, fPemKlu1.hap1, whole genome shotgun sequence, one region contains:
- the LOC139210000 gene encoding protein ILRUN-like, which translates to MEGMDLDLDLDQELMQKFSCMGTTDKDILISEFQRLLGFQLNPAGCAFFLDMTNWNLQAAIGAYYDFESPNISAPCMSFVKDVTIGEGESVPPDTPFTKTWRIQNTGAESWPPGVCLKYVGGDQFGHVNMVMVRSLDPQEMADVSVQMQSPVSPGMYQGQWRMCTATGLYYGDVIWVILSVEVGGLLGVTQQLSSFQAEFNTQPHRHLEGDYNPFASPEKSKCPNSNNNSLHDASGHRVAGEHWQGNPDDLQQDQNGLSHNSVDIVANSLQSNLSVVSYNQGIQEPYPFGQS; encoded by the exons ATGGAGGGcatggacctggacctggacctggaccaggaGCTCATGCAGAAATTCAGCTGCATGGGAACAACAGACAAAGACATCCTGATATCGGAATTTCAGAGGCTGCTCGGGTTCCAGCTCAACCCCGCCGGATGCGCCTTCTTTCTGGACATGACCAACTG GAATTTACAAGCAGCCATTGGAGCCTACTATGACTTTGAGAGTCCCAACATCAGTGCGCCGTGCATGTCCTTTGTGAAGGATGTGACGATTGGTGAGGGCGAATCAGTGCCACCAGACACACCCTTCACAAAGACCTGGAGGATACAGAACACAG GTGCAGAGTCGTGGCCGCCCGGGGTTTGTCTGAAGTATGTTGGAGGAGATCAGTTCGGTCATGTGAACATGGTGATGGTGCGGTCTCTAGACCCTCAGGAAATGGCTGATGTTAGTGTGCAGATGCAGAGCCCTGTGTCTCCCGGCATGTACCAGGGCCAATGGAGAATGTGCACAGCGACCGGACTTTACTATGGAG ATGTCATTTGGGTGATCCTGAGCGTGGAGGTTGGAGGCCTACTTGgtgtcacacagcagctttctTCTTTCCAAGCCGAGTTCAACACCCAGCCTCACCGCCACCTGGAAGGAGACTACAACCCCTTTGCCTCTCCGGAGAAGAGCAAGTGccccaacagcaacaacaacagcctcCACGACGCCAGCGGTCATAGGGTCGCGGGGGAACATTGGCAGGGAAACCCAGACGACCTACAGCAAGATCAGAATGGACTTTCACACAACTCTGTTGATATAGTAGCAAACAGTCTACAAAGCAATCTATCAGTAGTCTCTTATAACCAG GGTATACAGGAGCCCTATCCTTTTGGGCAATCTTAA